CCAGTAATGATCTGGGGTGCAGGCGATgctaacagaattagcagttagcattctcctccaagcgtgttgagcatttttttttattccagcgCTAGTTGCGTTGTGTGATGGGGGGGTTCTAGATAATAGTAATTATAAGATCCCATTAAGTGTTAGCtacgtttttttttatctgttctgTAGCTTAAATGGGAAACGTGTGAGAGGATTTACCTGTCTCCATCTTGGAAACTTGGGACTGAAGCTTCTGCACATCTGAGAGCAAAGTCTTGATCACAGCAGCCTCGTTCACATTTGCTtcaacagaataaaaaaaactcacTGGGTTTCCTAAACCAACCCTTAAATATTACCCCTAAACATTACCCCTAAACGTTACCCTTAAACATTACCCTTAAACATTACCCCTAAACATTACCCCTAAACATTACCCCTAAACGTTACCCTTAAACGTTACCCCTAAACATTACCCTTAAACATTACCCCTAAACATTACCCTTAAACATTACCCCTAAACATTACCCCTAAACGTTACCCCTAAACGTTACCCCTAAACATTATCCCTAAACCAACCCTTAAACGTTACCCTTAAATGTTACCCTTAAACGTTACCCTTAAACATTACCCCTAAACGTTACCCTTAAACATTACCCTTAAACATTACCCCTAAACATTACCCTTAAACATTACCCCTAAACGTTACCCCTAAACGTTACCCCTAAACATTATCCCTAAACCAACCCTTAAACGTTACCCTTAAACGTTACCCTTAAATGTTACCCTTAAACATTACCCCTAAACGTTACCCTTAAACATTACCCTTAAACATTACCCTTAAACATTACCCTTAAACATTACCCCTAAACGTTACCCCTAAACGTTACCCCTAAACGTTACCCTTAAACGTTACCCCTAAACGTTACCCCTAAACGTTACCCTTAAACATTACCCCTAAACGTTACCCCTAAACGTTACCCCTAAACATTACCCCTAAACGTTACCCTTAAACACTCCCAGTGGAGGtaaagggaagcagacgtctgaagctctaataaaaagaagctcctcacagaaagttcttcacctaatggtgatgaagacgctgactgatgcctgagacacggttctaccagagttctgagaagagttcggctctagaacctgcttttaaaatcagatcattaaaaaggtggagggatacatgctgcagggtgtagtgcagctacagaaagtagtccctaaagaaaactggattagttgagattttctattcactatttaaccatcatcatcatcatcatcatcatcatcattccatataaaactcagaagacttgtgctgtagctgcactggtgggtttagaTAGGAGataattatgggctgtatctgtgttgtagtcatgccTACACCTGGTTCCAAACGGCTCACAACGATGGTTGGAACACTAAATTATGCAATTTTGAAAATTCTGTGGATTTTCCCGATATTAAGCATTACCTGATGACCCAGGATCTCCCTTTTGCCCTTTGAACCCAGACGGGCCCACCACGCCAGGAGGTCCCTGGACTCCTAACCCTGAATATTGcataaatataattttccataagGATCTGGTTGAAAAACAGAAGGACGTTTTCAGAGAGATAAATTCGTCTTCCACTTTATAAACAaacctttctctcctttctctcctcttGCCCCCGGTGGGCCTACATCACCAGCCGGACCTTTCTTTCCAGGGGGTCCGATGACTGAGGaaccttaaaacagcagaaatctAATCTCAACATTCCAGCTAGAAAAGCTTCAGGTAAGAATCCCGATCCTGTTTGCTTACGACTCGTACAATTAGCCAGCGATTAGCGTTTTGCACATGCAATTATGGAAGAAATGGGAACTTTGGCCCAACAAGTAAACAGTAAATAGCCACTAATTAGCATTTTGTTTGTGGCCTAATGCTAATTGTTGGCTGCTACAGCAAATCATTGCACCACCTTAGCCCATTTTTCACAACCAAATATATCAAATTCAACATTTCACAGCAATTAGCTTTGTGTTTATGGCCCTGGTGAATGCTAGCAAACATCCATTGTTAACTGATGGCTTCTGATGGCTGCTAATTTCCACTCATCGCTAGCCGCATTAGCAATTTTGTGACCGATTGGCCCCTTAGCTAACACAAACCTGGTTCTCCTTTCTGTCCTTTGGGTCCAACAGATCCTTCTTTCCCGTCTTTCCCATCTTTGCCAGGCAGGCCGTTGTGTCCAGGCATCCCTGGGACCCCGGCGTAGAGCGGGCAGCTTAGTGGCTGAGGCTGCTGAGTCTGAGCCCCAGCTAACGAAAGCAGGACACCATCCAGAAGCAGCCAAAGCAAAACACTGCGCTTCAATGAGGAGATCTCGCAGGATCTGCTGGAATCACACCACATCATCATTCAGAAATGATCAACTGAACCTCGGTAAAATGTAAACATGAGTAAACATGAAGAGTTCAGGCTAAGCCTGACTGAAAGCAGGATGACTTCATCCTGACCTTTGGACTGTAATCTTGTTTTCCAGTCAGAGACGCTTCCCCACCAAATCAGAGTCGACACATTCACAGCCAGGGACATACCTACATGGCGTGGTTGGGCCGAGATGAGACTGGGCGAAGGCGTGGTTGGGTCCAGGTGAGACTGGGGCGAAGGCAAAGTTGGGTCCAGGTGAGACTGGGGCGAAGGTGGGGTTGGGTCCAGGTGAGACTGGGGCGAAGGCATGGTTGGGTCCAGGTGAGACTGGGGCGAAGGTGGGGTTGGGTCCAGGTGAGACTGGGGCGAAGGCACGGTTGGGCCAAGATGGGTGAAGGCGTGATTGGGTCCAGGTGAGACTGGGGCGAAGGTGGGGTTGGGTCTAGGTGAGACTGGGGCGAAGGCAAGGTTGTGTCCAGGTGAGACTGGGGCAAAGGCAAGGTTGGGTCCAGGTGAGACTGGGGCAAAGGTGGGGTTTAGTCCAGGTGAGATTGGGGCGAAGGTGCAGTTTGGCCAAAGGTGCAATTGGGGTAAATGCACATTTAGGATGGAGGTATGTTTGGGGAGAAGGTGCCTTTGGGGCCAGGAATTGgccagggaattgaaccctggtctgTCTCTGCGAAGATGGCATTGTTGCCCACTATACCAACCGGCGAGCTACGTCTCTGATCTACATCATGCTACGTTATACAATAATCTATTACACGGCACCTTGAGTGGACCACTTTCACACATGCTAAGCACTGCACCAGGGCTCTTAAATAGAACTCTGGACCACCATGTTCAGAAGGACCAGGGTCTGCCAAACGGCCCAGGTTCTGAGATCTTAGGTAGAGAACGTCTTTGGTGTGAAGCTCCCTCTAAATCTCCCCGAGCCCAGATCAAGTTGGTCCAAATTAcctggggtttctaataaagtggccattgtgCCAGAATTGACAGTAAGAAGGGCTTACCTCCTGCGTCCCATGTTCATCCGAGCGGTGTGGTTTGTGAGAGGATCTGTGAGCAGGCTGGACTTCTACTGTCTTTAAGCAAACAGGACCTATTTCACAGCCCGACCCGCTGGTCAGTCACCTGCCCACCTGCCCTGTTTCTGCACGGACAATTCACCAAACTctgaaaagataaaaaaaaaagatgtaggACTTCAGCTCACACTTACAGACGCCGGGAGAGGATCTAATGAAGGTTACAGTCGTCTGTGGTCAGTTTAGGGCTAATCCTGACCgctgtgtttgttttaaaagagcaacagAAGCAAAGTACAATGACCCTGGatacagcagttcagcagagcCATTTCAACACCACTCTTCAGGCCTTATTTCGTTTAGTGCCCAGCAGCTCGTTTCCATCAAACTGACCCGCTGCAATGAAAGCACTTCCTGTAACAACGTCATTTCCTGCTAAACCATGGCTGACATTTCAGGTCGTCCCCGTAATCTCCAGATCAGGACCTTCTGACCGTCTGATGAGAGTTCCCTACACTCCACTAACTAGTGCACTAACCAGCACACTTCTACACTCCACTAACTAGTGCACTAACCAGCACACTTCTACACTCCACTAACTAGTGCACTAACCAGCACACTTCTACACTCCACTAACTAGTGTACTAACAGTGCACTTATACACTCCACCACTAACTACTGCACTTTTACACTTCACTAAGTGTAACCAGCTAACCAGCACACTTCTACACTCCACTAACTAGTGCACTAACCAGCGCACTTATACACTCCACTAACTAGTGTACTAACAGTGCACTTATACACTCCACCACTAACTACTGCACTTTTACACTTCACTAAGTGTAACCAGCTAACCAGCACACTTCTACACTCCACTAACTAGTGCACTAACCAGCGCACTTATACACTCCACTAACTAGTGTACTAACAGTGCACTTATACACTCCACCACTAACTACTACACTTTTATACTTCACTAAGTGGTGCCCTAACCAGTGTACCTCTACACTTCACTCACTAGTGCACTTCTTCACTCCACTAACTAGTGCACTAACCGTGCCCGTATACACTCCACCCACTAACTAGTGCACTTTTACAAAGCTGGCGGCCCTCTAGTGCTCACAGTACCCGGGGTACAATTCACTTTGAAAAATCTACGTTCTATCCAGAAATGAAGCACCAACATGTATTtataagattttattttattttatttaaaagtaaatcatttaataaatatcCTCCTTATTAGTTCACAAGATGAGGTTCAGATTAATGACTAATCTCCAAACCAACAGTAAAACCATCACAGCAAAGATGCTAAACTGAATGTACGTATACAATCAACATCAACCAAAAGTTCATTTCTCAGTATGAAGATTCTGTCCGTCCATCACTGAAGTGGTCgagcgaacttcccctgagtgtccgaacagcagagtccaacgctcgctgtcctcaaacccagactgaagaccctcctcttctgagaggactcagaCAGAGTGTAGAGAGTGTGGAGgactgtgtctccagactgacctctgtgtttagtagagtctaagatcaGAGGATCTTCTGGACTCTGGTCTGTATAAACTAGATAAGGGTCTTTTCTGAGTAACAGTTAAGCACCTTTCTAAgccgctctggagaagaacgtctgctaaatactgtaaatgtaaatgtaaatctaccTGTACCTGTTTGTAAACAGGTACGTAAACGTTTACCCAGGCCTGAAAACCATGCCACCAGACTGCCACCTGGTGGGCGTGTCTTTGAGTTCAAATATGGACTCCAAATTACACCCGTCAAACGTTTTGTGAtgcgatgtggggagagagcgccctctacccactctggagagagcagcatgactgggattcgaaccagcaatcctctggtcatagtgacagcgccttattccGAACAATCTTTATTTAACGGGATGACAAAAATATGAAtagaatataaataattatataaatcgACTGAATCTGATCAATTATGCCGTTATTACTGCAGCCATGTTTCATCAGATTCACTGAACTGAATCATGAATCATTTCATCACGATCATCGTTAATGTTGGACAATCGGTCGAGACTGCTGTTACATCAGGTGACCGAACAGCAAATCTACTTCCTGCCATAAGAATCCTGGAATCTGGACAGAAGATAATCCTTGGATCTGACTGGAGGGTATTTGTCTGATCCATCGCAACAAGTAATGATGGCGTCGTCGTCCGGCTGCACGAAGAAAGCCAAACTCTGCCGTGTGCTCAGGTCACCCCCAGGGGGCAGCAAAACCCTGTGGAcctaaggggggggggggggggggaccacCAGATGGCACAGTGAGAGGGGTCAACTGAAATGTGAAATGATTGTGTGGGATAATGTAAAGGATCAGGGGGGATATTTACAGCAGACACAAGCACATCGCAGGTCCACCTCTGCATCAGATCTGCGATGTTGACCAGGACAGTTCCAGGAATGCTCGGAGCCGAGATATACTCCCCTGTGCGACTCAGGACCTGAAGGAAATCAGTGGAAAATGGAAGGAGCAGCATGCAAATATATGTATatcagatacactatatgtccaaatatctgTGGACAAAATATCGACTCCAGCATTAACATCACCTTCGTGGAGGAATCATTAGAAGAAGCCCTTTCCTAAAGACTCCCCACTAAAAATTCTGCCTCAGAAATtattagagctgggcgatatggcgatattttatcatatcgtgataaatgttgttatggtGATATACAGTAAGCTTTTCttagcatatggaggagactgttagtgctaataaacactgatcagcagcagatttcattactaacagtgtaattacactgaagggttaattagatggagagcagcagatgttagtGAGTATAAATGGTTCAGGATAAGGATCTGAATAgttgtttttagtctgtgatagATTATCATGTAAGTCTTTtaatatcgtgatataatatttttaccatatcgcccagccctagtgtgGAATTTCCTAAAAAAAGGAACACCTGCACAACTGTTCTGCGGCGTTCCTAACGCACTGTGATTTGCCGGTTCTGGCACCACCATTAACATCGTTCTGGATCAGCCTGCTGTCTCTCACCTGGAGGCCGCCCTCCTGGCTCTGGAAGACAAGAGTGATGCTGCCATAGTCAGAGTGCTCGCCACAGCGGAGCTGACCCTCCTTCACGTGCTCACTCTTCACTGGAGGGTAATAAAGAGAACGCAGGGTGCTGTCGTTCCCCTCACCTTAGAGTCAGAAGAACACACATTTTAGAACCTTGTTCACAAAGTTATCCAACAAATTACTCAACAGTTTGCACTGATGAGACTCAGTTGATTGAATGTAAACTTGCAGCCTGGATTTCAGCTTTTTTAACAGTCAgcttttaaagcagcactatgtgagaatcttgctcttgggctccccctacagtctggacatgctttacacatgaacggaaccgtcactgaaaggtgtagcagcatgtgggctgaggcggtagagtaacactacaggattttacactaatatgactctatgggttctgcagcgttacacagcagcagttctggagagaggttctcctcctgcagctccaccaccaaacctccatagtgcagtagcagcagcagcgctctgTTGAATgacggagtgggaatgacggagacgccgttctccctgttccagtcagtagAGCATCAGCATCATCCTGTTAAGGTGGAGCTAATACAGGGTGTTGCTGATTTCTGTACATCCTCCGACACCTGAAGGGAAGAGGGTGATCTCTCGAGTGATAACGAAGCTCCATCCAATTTATTTGGGGTGAGACTATCGCCTTGATCTGACTTCACTGACCTCACCGAtgcctttctggacaagctgagggatccAAAAGCtcgatctgaaggtggagcagtaTGTGGGCtaaggcggtagagtaacactacggGATTTTActctaatatgactctatgggttctgctgCGTtatacagcagcagttctggagagaggttctcctcctgcagctccaccaccaaagctccatggTGCAGTAGTAGCAGCGCTCCGGCTCCAaggtgtgttactcagtaactacagggacttctgtgcaaactgctgctttaaatggttaagaaGCACATgatcaaaagaaaatccagataAGGTAAGGAAACCATGGGAAGATTAACCTGAAGAAGGTTAAACGTTGAACCCTGGAACCACTGGTTTAACTACCCAGGACTTGCTTGCCTGCCAAACTGACCGCAATGCTGCAGAGGCAGCACACTCAGGAGGTCAAAGTTTCCAGGACTGCACCCAAGGGTCTCTAGATCTGCTGTAGATACACTCCTAAAAAGCTAAGGTGCTACACAAtgttctttgagcgatgtcaCGGACATGCACATCATTCTACTCACCTCCAATGAACCTGTGGGCTTCCAGAAAGGTATCGGAGTCCAGGCCGAGGCTGAGGGCCATCACCCTGAGCACACAAAGAGCGAGCTCCTTACAGCGCAGGAAGAAGGACACTTGGATATCACGAAAGCCGTCAACACCATCTCTGGGCCATTCCTGCACAAATTGGGACGAAAATGAGACGGGTTGAATGTGGACGAGCAGTTGGGGCTCAGttttacagaaacacagaagAGGTGTAATTACGAGGTCTGTGCGCAGAGAAGTCACGTTAAAGGCTTCCTTCAGGTCTCCCGGCCGGCGAGGATTCAATCTGAGGAAAACGACAAAGAAAGAAACCACCATTTTTTAGAAGAGTGAAGAAGACAGAGCtacaatacaaaaaatatatatgattaAAAATGGAATCGAGTTTAGGGAGTCCACCTTTCCGTCTCTGAGGAGACCCAGCCATGGTTTGCATTGCAGGTGTAGCCTCCTCGTCTGTAGggttctttcttctcctctggaAGTAGGCAGAACCTCTTAGAAATGGACATCACCTGCTGCACCTGCGGAACCACAGAGCTGTTTTTGCTGAcctttccagagagcacaggctCTGTACTGAACGCAGGTCCGGTAGATACACACCTCATGGTCCTCTATTCCAGTGTTCTTCAGGTAAACGAAGCCCACCCCAGTGAACGCAGCTCTCACTTCTTCAcacagctccagcagctcctgctCGGAGGCCTCGGTGTCGGCGCCGAGCCCGAACCTGCAGAAGTCCACGACAGGTATGCCTTCCATAGCTCACGGGATCAGGAGGAGCTCACCTTCAAACCTTcaaactttatatatatatatatatatagaaacatgaaaatgatattatattattagctaactgtagctgctgtaatAGTTAGTTTTATAGAGGTATTAGCTTCATTTGTCCAAATTTTGAATGtaattgacttgacttgatctgagtagctagcactagctggTTTGCTTTGTGGATGCAGTTAACAGTTTACTCTTGTTTGACTGTAAAAGCCCAtgacataacacacacacacacacacacacacacacacacacacactcacacacacacacacatccaaaaataataattaaaggtaaaggtaaaggtgcacgtatttgtcactgtacagcgaaatgtgtcctctgcatttaacccatctggtagtgaacacacactcacacacacacatgtgttaggggcagtgagtacacacacacacccagagcggtgggcagccaactccagcgcccggggagcagagagggtaaagggccttgctcaagggcccaacagtggcagcttgccgagcccgggaatcgaacccacaaccctgttattgatatcccggcgctctaaccgctgaaccaccactgaaaaatattatcattaaaaaactaaaaaatctaaatct
This portion of the Salminus brasiliensis chromosome 9, fSalBra1.hap2, whole genome shotgun sequence genome encodes:
- the LOC140562813 gene encoding uncharacterized protein produces the protein MATLLETPVSPGHNLAFAPVSPRPNPTFAPVSPGPNHAFTHLGPTVPSPQSHLDPTPPSPQSHLDPTMPSPQSHLDPTPPSPQSHLDPTLPSPQSHLDPTTPSPSLISAQPRHVAGAQTQQPQPLSCPLYAGVPGMPGHNGLPGKDGKDGKEGSVGPKGQKGEPGSSVIGPPGKKGPAGDVGPPGARGEKGEKGLGVQGPPGVVGPSGFKGQKGDPGSSANVNEAAVIKTLLSDVQKLQSQVSKMETVLSFRAFRKVGQKYYVTNGLVTTFEGGQSHCRAHKGALVLPKSDHANQAVFQLLRQFSGSSESAFLGARYSWDKKQFLDTNGQKITYSKWHPGQPKRGAEECVCMGPNDEWHDYVCNLKHLIICEL
- the LOC140562670 gene encoding uncharacterized protein; translation: MEGIPVVDFCRFGLGADTEASEQELLELCEEVRAAFTGVGFVYLKNTGIEDHEVQQVMSISKRFCLLPEEKKEPYRRGGYTCNANHGWVSSETERLNPRRPGDLKEAFNVTSLRTDLEWPRDGVDGFRDIQVSFFLRCKELALCVLRVMALSLGLDSDTFLEAHRFIGGEGNDSTLRSLYYPPVKSEHVKEGQLRCGEHSDYGSITLVFQSQEGGLQVLSRTGEYISAPSIPGTVLVNIADLMQRWTCDVLVSAVHRVLLPPGGDLSTRQSLAFFVQPDDDAIITCCDGSDKYPPVRSKDYLLSRFQDSYGRK